In Rhizobium gallicum bv. gallicum R602sp, the following proteins share a genomic window:
- a CDS encoding GntR family transcriptional regulator, with amino-acid sequence MSEARKKRSLAGVTQLSHQRAAAPRAATLVYDVLRDDILSLRRKPMDLLSEKELEAHFGVSRTPIREAILRLSDDGLVDIFPQSGTFVSRIPRRALYEAILVRKALEITTVGHAVDKMTPAGIRLLDRNLDDLGACLRNGDVAAFHRLDIDFHKLISDIAGFSGIWAIIEQVKVHSDRYRLLTLPQDGRLARVIEEHSTVIGYMRRGDKKGAVEAMDLHLGRLLYEVERAEIWDPNYFIEDAKKSLVCTEKKGNFQ; translated from the coding sequence ATGAGCGAAGCACGCAAGAAGCGGTCCTTGGCGGGCGTAACCCAACTTTCCCATCAGCGTGCCGCAGCTCCTCGCGCCGCAACCCTGGTCTACGATGTCTTGCGCGACGACATCCTCTCGCTTCGGCGCAAGCCCATGGACTTGTTGAGCGAGAAGGAGTTGGAGGCGCATTTCGGCGTCAGCCGAACGCCGATCCGCGAGGCGATCTTACGTCTTTCCGACGATGGCCTCGTTGATATCTTTCCCCAGTCCGGCACGTTCGTCTCGCGCATTCCGCGCCGCGCTCTCTATGAAGCCATTCTTGTGCGCAAAGCCCTTGAGATAACCACCGTCGGCCATGCCGTCGACAAGATGACGCCAGCCGGCATCCGCCTGCTCGATCGCAATCTCGACGACCTTGGCGCCTGCCTTCGCAATGGCGACGTGGCGGCATTCCACCGGCTTGATATCGATTTCCACAAACTGATCAGCGATATCGCCGGCTTTTCCGGCATCTGGGCAATTATCGAGCAGGTCAAGGTGCACAGCGACCGTTACCGCCTCCTGACGTTGCCGCAGGATGGCCGTCTCGCCCGCGTCATCGAGGAGCATTCGACCGTCATCGGCTATATGCGCAGGGGCGACAAGAAGGGTGCCGTCGAGGCAATGGACCTCCATCTCGGCAGACTTCTGTACGAGGTCGAAAGGGCCGAAATCTGGGACCCGAATTACTTTATCGAAGATGCGAAGAAATCTTTGGTATGCACTGAAAAGAAAGGAAATTTTCAATGA
- the kduI gene encoding 5-dehydro-4-deoxy-D-glucuronate isomerase, producing MKVDVRHASHPEAVRAYDTDTLRRHFLVDTVFEGGEIRLTYSHYDRMVIGGAMPLGAALTLTAPKAIGQETFLAERELGALNIGGAGRVLVDGKAYDSAKYDCLYIGKGAVDIRFESADAGNPAKFYLVSTPAHQPHPTVLLTREQARHLTFGEAATANRRSIFQFIHPEVCQSCQLTMGLTVLEPGSIWNTMPSHIHDRRMEAYLYFDLDADQRIFHFMGEPQETRHMLVANEQAIISPPWSIHSGAGTKNYSFIWAMAGDNKSFTDMDQIAIADLR from the coding sequence ATGAAAGTCGACGTAAGACATGCTTCCCATCCCGAGGCCGTCCGCGCCTACGACACCGACACACTGCGACGCCACTTTCTTGTCGACACCGTCTTCGAAGGCGGCGAAATCAGGCTTACCTATTCGCATTACGACCGCATGGTGATCGGCGGCGCAATGCCGCTCGGCGCCGCGCTCACGTTGACGGCGCCAAAAGCAATCGGCCAGGAAACCTTCCTTGCCGAACGCGAACTCGGTGCGCTGAACATCGGGGGAGCAGGCCGCGTCCTGGTCGACGGCAAGGCGTACGACAGCGCGAAATACGATTGCCTATATATCGGCAAGGGCGCGGTGGACATCCGCTTCGAAAGTGCTGATGCCGGTAATCCCGCCAAATTCTACCTCGTTTCGACGCCGGCACATCAACCGCATCCCACGGTGCTATTGACGCGCGAACAGGCTCGGCATCTCACGTTTGGCGAAGCGGCAACTGCCAACAGGCGATCAATCTTCCAGTTCATCCATCCCGAGGTCTGCCAGTCCTGCCAGCTCACCATGGGACTGACCGTGCTGGAGCCGGGCAGCATCTGGAACACCATGCCGAGCCACATCCATGACCGTCGCATGGAAGCCTACCTGTACTTCGATCTCGATGCCGATCAGCGCATCTTCCATTTCATGGGCGAACCGCAGGAGACCCGGCACATGCTGGTTGCAAACGAGCAGGCGATCATCTCGCCTCCGTGGTCGATCCATTCAGGTGCTGGCACCAAGAATTACAGCTTCATCTGGGCGATGGCCGGTGACAACAAGAGCTTCACCGACATGGATCAGATCGCGATTGCAGATTTAAGGTAA
- a CDS encoding carbohydrate ABC transporter permease, with product MKKFSLLSTRAGAVFLAPAAALVGIFVIIPFFWVIFVSFTNQTLLGRTALEPDFVGLQNYVALFNPATFFTRGQFGFSLVLTIQFVLLSALVGQALLGLVLAWLSQAVSPSLKTFLQTTVIAAWILPEVVIGFAWFAFLDYDNGTLNMIMRSLGLPPGDWLLQQPFRVIVFFNTWRGAAFSMMLFNSAFQSIPPSYFQAADVAGASSWQKLRDIALPLIRGHIVTDLILITMWTFNVFTPFLLTNGGPSYRTEILSIYTYRIAFKDFEFGKGAAVGVVIMLINLVFALAYLRIARIKTAEAE from the coding sequence ATGAAGAAGTTCTCCCTGCTTTCCACGCGCGCGGGCGCAGTTTTTCTGGCGCCCGCAGCCGCACTGGTCGGCATCTTCGTCATCATCCCCTTTTTCTGGGTAATCTTTGTTTCCTTCACGAACCAAACGCTGCTCGGACGAACGGCGCTCGAACCGGATTTCGTCGGTTTGCAGAACTACGTCGCGCTTTTTAATCCGGCGACCTTCTTCACACGCGGCCAGTTCGGCTTTTCATTGGTCCTGACGATTCAGTTCGTGTTGCTGTCGGCACTCGTCGGCCAGGCGCTGCTCGGCCTCGTGCTTGCCTGGCTCAGCCAGGCCGTCTCACCGTCCCTCAAAACCTTTCTGCAGACGACCGTGATTGCTGCCTGGATCCTTCCGGAAGTGGTGATCGGTTTTGCTTGGTTTGCCTTCCTCGACTATGACAATGGCACGCTGAACATGATCATGCGCAGTCTCGGCCTGCCGCCAGGAGACTGGCTGCTGCAGCAGCCATTCCGGGTGATCGTTTTCTTCAACACATGGCGCGGCGCCGCCTTCTCGATGATGCTTTTCAACTCGGCTTTCCAATCGATCCCGCCAAGCTATTTCCAGGCCGCCGATGTCGCCGGCGCAAGCTCTTGGCAGAAGCTGCGCGATATCGCCCTGCCGCTGATCCGCGGTCATATTGTTACCGACCTCATCCTGATTACCATGTGGACCTTCAACGTCTTCACGCCCTTCCTGCTGACAAACGGGGGGCCATCCTACCGCACCGAAATTCTTTCCATCTATACCTACCGGATCGCCTTCAAGGATTTCGAATTCGGCAAGGGTGCCGCCGTAGGCGTCGTCATCATGCTCATCAATCTGGTATTCGCGCTCGCTTACCTGCGTATCGCTCGCATAAAGACGGCGGAGGCAGAGTGA
- a CDS encoding LacI family DNA-binding transcriptional regulator: protein MSERSDRKMARATADLVAREANVSRVAVSRAFNPNASLKPEKRDRILQIARELNYTPDMAARSLVTRRSHLVGMIVPDVCSPWESQEIDALTTALQAEGFATLLFKAKADLSMDQTLLTYMRGFNPDSVIAFTENVEPDVLCGFLDRAVPIYIIYDDAEEFGGKPSASLYDRLVVRQKEGIEQAVALLQGYGARRIAYLGGKPQSLANAERERIITQVLLGRGMPPPIVVPGDYTYDTAYRATVDLFRVGDGADAIFASNDVGAFGAIDALRHELSLSVPGDVKIVGFDDIPQSHWKSYNLTTVRIDLPDRVRALVRLMLKRLKTPEAGPLIETLSTRLVVRGTVG from the coding sequence ATGAGTGAACGCAGCGACAGAAAAATGGCCCGTGCGACCGCTGACCTGGTCGCGCGTGAAGCCAATGTTTCGCGGGTTGCCGTTTCGCGCGCGTTCAACCCCAATGCATCTTTGAAGCCGGAAAAGCGCGACCGCATTCTGCAGATTGCTCGGGAGTTGAATTATACGCCGGATATGGCGGCGCGCTCGCTCGTCACGAGACGATCGCATCTTGTCGGCATGATCGTCCCCGACGTGTGCAGTCCCTGGGAAAGCCAGGAAATCGATGCATTGACGACGGCCTTGCAAGCGGAGGGTTTTGCCACTTTGCTGTTCAAGGCGAAGGCCGATTTGAGCATGGACCAGACCTTGCTCACCTATATGCGCGGTTTCAATCCGGATTCGGTCATTGCCTTTACGGAGAATGTGGAGCCGGACGTGCTTTGCGGATTTCTCGATCGCGCAGTGCCGATCTACATCATTTATGATGATGCGGAAGAGTTTGGCGGAAAGCCATCTGCCAGCCTCTACGACCGGTTGGTCGTGCGGCAGAAAGAGGGCATCGAGCAGGCCGTTGCGTTGCTGCAGGGTTACGGCGCCCGCCGCATTGCCTATCTTGGCGGAAAGCCGCAATCGCTGGCCAATGCCGAGCGTGAACGCATCATCACGCAGGTGCTTTTAGGGCGCGGCATGCCGCCGCCGATCGTCGTGCCTGGCGACTACACCTACGATACCGCCTATCGCGCGACGGTGGATCTTTTCCGTGTCGGCGATGGAGCCGATGCCATCTTTGCCTCCAACGACGTCGGCGCGTTCGGCGCAATCGATGCGTTGCGTCACGAGCTTTCCTTGTCGGTGCCGGGCGACGTCAAGATCGTCGGCTTCGACGACATCCCGCAATCGCATTGGAAGAGCTACAACCTCACCACCGTCCGGATCGATCTGCCAGATCGGGTTCGGGCGCTTGTCCGGCTGATGCTCAAGCGGCTCAAGACACCCGAGGCCGGACCCTTGATCGAGACGCTGAGCACCCGTCTCGTCGTGCGCGGCACGGTTGGCTGA
- a CDS encoding DUF5054 domain-containing protein has protein sequence MTQKRVHLVFKTHLDIGFTDHAEKVRRQYHERFIPQAIETGQHFYAEDPDDLKFIWTTGAWLIWDHLNSCRPQEVAKLEQAIERGLIRWHGLPFTTHTELMSPDLFRAGLSYSQELDRRFGKKTIAAKMTDVPGHTLGMVPLLAEAGIRFLHLGVNTASPPPQVPDIFRWRAPGGEEIVVMYQRSYGETYFPDGVSEGLGFAHTSDNIGPQSVAQTADVYRQMHQRNPDAIIRAATLEDYGALLWENRERFPRMELELGDSWIHGIASDPQKTAQFLALQRLYDRFAAEGLNSARLAFGRKLAMVAEHTCGVDIKSYLRDDQAWSREDFETARASDFRFAYAEASWNEQRSYLDEAVRQLDGADATAAKAALTELSAPVMISAGERQQRLSAGGWAIDVDPVSGDICALTMPTGKKIAGRSGSLIAYRYESYDASDVARHMDTYLTHRQEWAILDHDKPGLARSGAALSRTYMPALKAAGRAGVLLAMPDEAVSRYGAPEYVMLQFLTRGDALEFRLTMHSKAANRMPEASFLSFTPQAKAEWSLRKMGLWHKSGDIARSGGAQLQAVSGVRGDMNGTVLSIEPFDTPLVAPQNWDFMTFCKALPDFSDGVRFNLHNNKWGTNFPMWWEGDFSARYRLRVT, from the coding sequence ATGACGCAAAAGCGTGTGCATCTGGTCTTCAAGACCCATCTCGACATCGGTTTCACCGACCATGCCGAAAAGGTCCGCCGTCAGTATCACGAGCGCTTCATTCCGCAAGCGATCGAGACGGGCCAGCATTTTTACGCTGAAGATCCAGATGATTTGAAGTTCATCTGGACCACCGGCGCCTGGTTGATTTGGGACCATCTGAATTCGTGCCGGCCGCAAGAGGTGGCGAAACTGGAGCAGGCAATCGAACGCGGGCTCATCCGTTGGCATGGCCTGCCGTTCACCACGCATACGGAGTTGATGTCGCCCGACCTCTTCCGGGCCGGTCTTTCCTACTCGCAGGAACTGGATCGGCGCTTCGGCAAGAAGACGATTGCAGCGAAGATGACGGACGTGCCGGGACACACGCTCGGCATGGTGCCACTGCTTGCCGAAGCCGGCATTCGTTTCCTGCATCTCGGCGTCAACACTGCTTCGCCGCCGCCGCAGGTGCCTGATATCTTTCGCTGGCGCGCGCCCGGCGGCGAAGAGATCGTTGTGATGTATCAGCGTTCCTATGGCGAAACATACTTCCCGGACGGTGTTTCCGAGGGTTTGGGCTTTGCGCACACGAGCGACAATATTGGCCCGCAAAGCGTGGCGCAGACAGCCGACGTCTACCGGCAGATGCACCAGCGTAATCCCGATGCGATCATCCGTGCAGCGACGCTCGAGGACTACGGGGCGCTTCTTTGGGAAAATCGCGAACGCTTTCCGCGCATGGAGCTCGAGCTCGGTGATAGCTGGATTCACGGCATTGCCAGCGATCCGCAGAAAACCGCGCAGTTTCTCGCGTTGCAGCGGCTCTATGACCGCTTTGCGGCTGAGGGCTTGAATTCCGCCCGGCTCGCATTCGGCCGCAAGCTTGCGATGGTTGCAGAACATACCTGTGGCGTCGACATCAAATCCTATCTCCGAGATGACCAGGCATGGTCCCGCGAGGATTTCGAAACAGCCCGGGCGAGCGACTTCCGGTTTGCCTATGCGGAAGCCTCCTGGAATGAGCAGCGCTCCTATCTCGATGAAGCCGTACGGCAGCTGGATGGCGCCGATGCCACGGCGGCAAAGGCCGCTCTAACCGAGCTTTCCGCGCCCGTTATGATCTCGGCGGGCGAACGCCAGCAGCGCCTTTCGGCCGGTGGTTGGGCTATTGATGTTGATCCAGTATCCGGCGACATTTGCGCTCTTACGATGCCTACCGGCAAGAAGATTGCCGGTCGCAGCGGATCGCTGATTGCCTATCGCTACGAGAGCTATGACGCCAGCGATGTCGCCCGGCATATGGATACATATCTTACGCATCGTCAGGAATGGGCGATCCTCGATCACGACAAGCCGGGGCTTGCCAGGTCCGGTGCTGCACTGTCGAGAACCTACATGCCTGCCTTGAAGGCCGCTGGTCGAGCAGGGGTGCTGCTTGCGATGCCCGATGAAGCGGTCAGCCGATACGGCGCGCCGGAGTATGTCATGCTGCAATTTTTAACGCGCGGCGATGCTCTTGAGTTTCGGCTGACGATGCATTCAAAAGCGGCCAACCGCATGCCGGAGGCAAGCTTTCTTTCCTTCACGCCTCAAGCAAAGGCCGAATGGAGCTTGCGCAAGATGGGGCTCTGGCACAAAAGCGGCGATATTGCTCGAAGCGGCGGCGCTCAGCTCCAGGCTGTTAGCGGCGTTCGTGGCGATATGAATGGGACTGTGCTGTCCATCGAACCATTCGACACGCCGCTCGTCGCACCGCAAAACTGGGATTTTATGACTTTTTGCAAAGCGTTGCCTGACTTTTCCGACGGCGTGCGCTTCAACCTGCACAACAATAAATGGGGTACGAACTTTCCCATGTGGTGGGAAGGCGACTTTTCGGCGCGCTACCGTCTCAGAGTCACCTAA
- a CDS encoding carbohydrate ABC transporter permease: MQISRAVYVQRLGFSAVAALLGAIFALPLVWFAFAPFNARAELGLAIPKPFTLANFATVFQNSFAMQALFNSLVQALGGVVFVGTAATLAAYALSRSSVPGKGAVTYILLLFSSVVSGSAAMVPIFLIISAAGLIDTHLAVILVFAGGLLPTAMFILRDFIDAIPRSYEESAMVAGASPLQAFFDVALPVIRPGIVVVVVWAFVNIWGSFLIPFILLRSDNLMPASVAIYSFYSEAGTPIVTLLAAYSLLYSLPVIVLYLFVNWKFGFRFFGGIKS; this comes from the coding sequence ATGCAGATATCGCGCGCAGTCTATGTGCAGCGCTTGGGCTTTTCGGCTGTTGCCGCGCTGCTCGGGGCCATTTTCGCGCTACCACTCGTCTGGTTCGCCTTTGCGCCGTTCAACGCGCGCGCCGAGCTCGGCCTTGCCATCCCTAAGCCGTTCACGCTGGCGAATTTTGCAACCGTCTTCCAAAACAGCTTCGCCATGCAGGCGCTGTTCAACAGTCTCGTCCAGGCCCTCGGCGGTGTCGTCTTCGTCGGCACTGCCGCAACCCTCGCAGCCTACGCGCTGTCCCGCTCCTCGGTCCCGGGCAAGGGTGCGGTCACATATATCCTGCTGCTCTTTTCTTCCGTGGTGTCCGGTTCGGCGGCAATGGTGCCGATCTTCCTGATCATATCAGCGGCGGGTCTCATCGACACGCATCTTGCTGTTATCCTTGTCTTTGCGGGCGGACTGCTGCCGACGGCGATGTTCATCCTGCGTGATTTCATCGACGCAATCCCACGCTCTTACGAAGAGAGCGCCATGGTCGCTGGCGCATCGCCGCTTCAGGCGTTCTTCGACGTGGCGTTGCCAGTGATCCGGCCCGGTATTGTCGTGGTCGTCGTCTGGGCCTTCGTGAATATCTGGGGCAGTTTTCTCATCCCCTTCATCCTGCTGCGCAGCGACAATCTGATGCCCGCCTCCGTGGCAATCTACTCGTTTTATTCCGAAGCCGGCACGCCCATTGTCACATTGCTTGCCGCCTATTCTCTTCTCTATTCGCTGCCGGTCATCGTGCTCTACCTCTTCGTAAACTGGAAGTTCGGCTTCCGGTTCTTCGGTGGCATCAAGTCGTAA
- a CDS encoding extracellular solute-binding protein codes for MRKGIQSLLLGVSAAVALSGSAIATDLDITCRCVVGGVNSGTAEWIQKKVIPAFTEKMKAQGKDVTVKLTQFGGEDEQLTQQLALDFSTGAGPDISAFDGFLIPSFVQGGLLKPLEEIAGPDVASWDGWSHIADGTKALMSYQGKPYGIALGTDARMIFVRRDLFQKAGLDADSWQPKSWGELLDAARKIKAADPDSFPLQLNAGVSMGEATTMQGYWMALLGTGEQVTDENGKYIVASQGILDTLRLYKTIYVDDKLGDQRAQLLSDGRNRTFANFRDGKTAMLVEGDWFYRSVTAPGAEFAVADREKVMTWKKMPAAQPGKGLRGQDFVTISGGTGFVINPHTDAPKESWELLSFMNSQEQLTAFQEIQPAIRIRDDVAIPNSPFLTETAKTLLPITTARPNDASYNKVSTEIQRMTESVVSGEMSPEDAMAQYKAAIVAIVGEENTVSRL; via the coding sequence ATGCGCAAGGGCATACAGTCTTTATTGCTTGGCGTTTCGGCGGCAGTTGCCTTGTCGGGATCTGCCATAGCCACCGATCTCGACATCACCTGCCGCTGCGTCGTCGGCGGCGTGAACAGCGGCACGGCCGAATGGATCCAAAAGAAAGTCATCCCGGCCTTCACTGAAAAGATGAAGGCGCAAGGCAAGGACGTTACTGTCAAGCTGACCCAATTCGGCGGCGAAGATGAACAGTTGACGCAGCAACTGGCGCTCGACTTCTCGACCGGCGCCGGTCCGGACATTTCGGCTTTCGACGGCTTCCTCATTCCGAGCTTCGTTCAGGGCGGGCTATTAAAGCCGCTTGAAGAAATAGCAGGTCCGGACGTAGCCAGTTGGGATGGCTGGAGCCATATCGCCGATGGCACCAAGGCTTTAATGAGCTACCAGGGCAAGCCTTACGGAATTGCGCTCGGCACCGATGCACGCATGATCTTTGTGCGCAGGGATCTCTTCCAGAAAGCCGGTCTTGATGCAGACAGCTGGCAGCCGAAATCCTGGGGCGAACTGCTTGACGCTGCGCGCAAGATCAAGGCTGCCGATCCAGATTCCTTTCCACTGCAGTTGAACGCCGGCGTTTCCATGGGCGAAGCAACGACCATGCAAGGTTATTGGATGGCGCTTCTTGGCACCGGCGAGCAGGTCACCGACGAAAATGGAAAATACATCGTCGCCAGCCAAGGCATTCTCGATACGCTGAGGCTTTACAAGACCATCTATGTCGACGACAAACTGGGCGATCAGCGCGCCCAGCTCTTGTCAGACGGCCGCAACCGTACCTTTGCAAATTTCCGCGATGGCAAGACGGCAATGCTCGTCGAAGGAGACTGGTTCTACCGTTCGGTGACGGCACCGGGGGCCGAATTTGCCGTCGCCGACCGCGAAAAGGTCATGACCTGGAAGAAGATGCCGGCCGCACAGCCGGGCAAGGGCCTGCGCGGCCAGGATTTCGTCACCATTTCCGGCGGAACGGGCTTCGTCATCAACCCGCATACCGATGCGCCGAAGGAGTCCTGGGAACTGCTCTCCTTCATGAACAGTCAGGAGCAGTTGACCGCGTTCCAAGAGATCCAGCCGGCGATCCGTATCCGTGACGACGTCGCAATCCCGAACTCGCCGTTCTTGACGGAAACGGCAAAAACGCTGCTGCCGATTACGACGGCGCGTCCCAACGACGCCAGTTACAATAAGGTATCCACTGAGATCCAGCGCATGACGGAAAGCGTCGTCTCCGGCGAAATGTCGCCTGAAGACGCGATGGCCCAGTACAAGGCCGCCATTGTCGCCATCGTCGGCGAAGAAAACACCGTCAGCCGTCTCTGA